GCGTGGGCGGCGTCTGGCTGGATCCGGCCCGCCGCACCACCTCGACGTCCGGCACGCGGCGGATCTGGGATCCGGAGGAATTCTCCCCGCCGCTGTCCTTCGTGAAGTCCCTCGCTGAGTCCGGGCGGGCCGTGGGCGTAAAGATGGGTCCCGGCATCCCGCATGATTCCGTCCCCGCCGGCTGCGAAGCGCAGTGGGTGTCCGTGGGCGGCGACGTCACCGAAGTGACGCTGTGGTTCAACGCGGTCAGCCGGCCCGGCATCCGGCGGGCGGCGCTGCTGCTGGGCCCGCAGGGCGCGGCGGAAATCACCAGCGCGGAAGAGTTCGACGGCGGCCCGGTGGCGCCCGTGGGTCCTGTGGAGGGATACCTGTACGAACCGGACGGAGCCGTCATCCGGGCCGGGCTCGTGGCGGATGTCGCTGCCCGGCTGGGCGGCCACCTCCTGGATGAGCACATTGCCTACATCTGTGCCCCCGAGCTCGTGGACACCCCGTTTGCCAGGGCCTATAAGGTCCTTGAGGTCATGCCGTTCAACGTCAAGGCCCTCAAGGCCTGGGTGAAGCAGAACAACATCGGCGTGCTGGACATCAAGAAGCGCGGCACGTCCGTCACCCCGGAAGAACTCCGCAAGCAGCTCTTTGCCGGAGGAAAAAACGGCGGCAAGGGTTCGAAGGGCAAAAAGACAGCCACCCTGGTCCTCACCAGGATCGGCGAGGACCGGGTGGCCATCTCGGTGGAGCCTGTGCAGCCCCGGGTCTAGCTGCGGCCCAAAGCTACTGGGCCCGCATGAACTCTTCCGCCGCCCGGACCTGCTCGTCCGTGGGCCG
Above is a window of Arthrobacter sp. FB24 DNA encoding:
- a CDS encoding class I SAM-dependent methyltransferase translates to MADALQDLIAPLLTSEGWELLASLGPYREDDAFRLNESLRKAGHSPALVSAVLTQSRLRTKAEAKFGEFARQMIFTPAGLEQATRLNVAARHAERFASAGIEHVADLGCGLGADSMALASMDIRVTAVEMDETTAACATMNLIPFPHASVVHSDATSVPLEGVGGVWLDPARRTTSTSGTRRIWDPEEFSPPLSFVKSLAESGRAVGVKMGPGIPHDSVPAGCEAQWVSVGGDVTEVTLWFNAVSRPGIRRAALLLGPQGAAEITSAEEFDGGPVAPVGPVEGYLYEPDGAVIRAGLVADVAARLGGHLLDEHIAYICAPELVDTPFARAYKVLEVMPFNVKALKAWVKQNNIGVLDIKKRGTSVTPEELRKQLFAGGKNGGKGSKGKKTATLVLTRIGEDRVAISVEPVQPRV